CAAACCAATAAATGAAACGCCTAAATAAAACATATCTAGAGTAGTGTGCTCAGTAGTGAGCCAAAACCCGGCGGATAAAGCGGCTACCCCGCAGACGAACCAAGTGACAATCCACTGCATTGACCATTTTCCAGTGATGTTATCCAATAGCTGAATACGCATAAAGCTGTTTTCCTCAAAATAGTAACGTCATAAATTCAAAGCAAAATTGTTAGGTGTATAGTTGGTTCACAATAAAAGAGAGTCGTGTACAGCACTGTGTCTTTTTTAAATTGAATCGACTATAGCTGTCCTGTTTATAAAAAAACGCTACGACTGCAGCGTCACTAACGGTACTGATATATAGTCTGTACTGTAACCTGCGTCATAATATTGTTAGTCATTAACTATAGGGATTGCCTCACAATCTAGTAAAGTCGTTGGTTGTGTCTAGCAACTTGTTTCGGTAATTTTTAATTATATTTTTCAGATGGTTTTATCGTTTGGTTATAAATCTGCTGATCAATAAAGGCCAATGCTTGTTGATAACGTTCATCATAATCGGGTTCAGTAATCATATGTGGCTGGATATGATGACGAGCAAAAATAGTTAATAATAGCTGCTCAAAGCGTCCGCGCGCTACCTCATTGCCCAATGAACGCATGCCATCAGCAACCCACGGGACATTATTATCCAGCATAATAGTATGGTCCAAGCGAAACTCGTTAATACAAGCCCCAACGAAGGGATGCGTACGGCCTTCATATTCTTCACAAAACGCCTGCGTGGTCACAAAGTCAGTATCTATAATCGTTATGGGTGCGGTCGCTGTAGCCGCTGCTGCGCGTATCGCTTGGGCGTGATTAAGGGCAATCGGCGCATAATCGCTATACTGTAATCCAATCTCACTACCGCCTAAATCGGTCCCTACATAAAGCCGCCCCGTCTCCAGCACAAAGCTAGCGCCATAATAATTAGCAAGCTTATGCACCAAGGTGGTCTTACCTGAGCTCTCACCACCGACAATAGCGACGGTCTTAGTGTAATCACCGCGAGCTTGTGGATGGATAGCTGACCAATGCGCTACTGGGTCACGAGCAATCGTATAAGAGTCGAATTCAGGCTGTAACGGCGTAGTCACTACTGTCATCAATAGCTGTTCTTGAGTGTTACTCTGCGCTAAAGGATGGTTTTCTGCAATGAACAATACTGCTTCTGCTGGCAAGCGTAGCGCATCAATTAAGCGCTGCAATTTGGTATTGCTATTAGCCGCATTTATGGTGATGTCATCGAGGTTCTCATGTAGAGGCAGTTCAATTTCATCACTGGTATGAATATGAATAAA
The sequence above is a segment of the Psychrobacter sp. PL19 genome. Coding sequences within it:
- the nadR gene encoding multifunctional transcriptional regulator/nicotinamide-nucleotide adenylyltransferase/ribosylnicotinamide kinase NadR, encoding MYDTGLMIGYFEPLHLGQMRSILAAAGQANNLHIVITAHPSPHPDFAITLQDKARWLQMACADMPFIHIHTSDEIELPLHENLDDITINAANSNTKLQRLIDALRLPAEAVLFIAENHPLAQSNTQEQLLMTVVTTPLQPEFDSYTIARDPVAHWSAIHPQARGDYTKTVAIVGGESSGKTTLVHKLANYYGASFVLETGRLYVGTDLGGSEIGLQYSDYAPIALNHAQAIRAAAATATAPITIIDTDFVTTQAFCEEYEGRTHPFVGACINEFRLDHTIMLDNNVPWVADGMRSLGNEVARGRFEQLLLTIFARHHIQPHMITEPDYDERYQQALAFIDQQIYNQTIKPSEKYN